In Nostoc sp. GT001, a genomic segment contains:
- a CDS encoding LON peptidase substrate-binding domain-containing protein: MTSSSKIAVRELPLFPLPEVVLFPTRPLPLHIFEFRYRIMMNTILESDRRFGVLMFDPVKGTIANTGCCAEIIHHQRLPDDRIKMMTLGQQRFRVLEYVREKPYRVGLVEWIEDQPPTKDLRPLSTEVEQLLRDVVRLSAKLTEQNIELPEDLPDLPTELSYWVASNLYGVAAEQQLLLEMQDTVTRLEREAEILTSTRNHLAARAVLKDTFSEK; encoded by the coding sequence ATGACATCATCTTCTAAAATTGCAGTTCGCGAACTACCTCTGTTCCCGTTACCCGAAGTAGTTCTGTTTCCTACTAGGCCATTACCCCTGCACATCTTTGAATTTCGCTACCGAATCATGATGAATACGATTTTGGAGAGCGATCGCAGGTTCGGTGTTTTGATGTTTGATCCAGTCAAAGGTACAATTGCAAACACTGGTTGCTGTGCCGAAATCATTCATCACCAACGACTGCCAGATGATCGGATCAAAATGATGACTTTAGGGCAGCAAAGATTTCGTGTATTAGAGTATGTTCGTGAAAAGCCATACCGCGTTGGCTTAGTTGAGTGGATTGAAGACCAACCACCGACTAAAGATTTGCGACCTTTATCAACTGAAGTAGAACAACTACTACGAGATGTTGTGCGTCTGTCAGCCAAATTAACCGAACAAAATATCGAATTGCCAGAAGATTTGCCTGATCTACCTACAGAATTATCTTATTGGGTAGCCAGTAACCTTTATGGTGTCGCCGCAGAGCAGCAATTATTATTAGAAATGCAAGATACTGTCACTCGTCTAGAGCGAGAAGCAGAAATTTTAACTTCTACTCGGAATCACTTGGCAGCTCGCGCTGTTCTCAAAGATACATTTAGTGAAAAGTGA
- the rpsJ gene encoding 30S ribosomal protein S10, translated as MATLQQQKIRIRLQAFDRRLLDTSCEKIVDTANRTNATAIGPIPLPTKRRIYCVLRSPHVDKDSREHFETRTHRRIIDIYQPSSKTIDALMKLDLPSGVDIEVKL; from the coding sequence ATGGCAACTCTACAGCAGCAGAAGATTAGAATTCGCTTACAAGCCTTTGACAGGCGCTTATTAGATACATCTTGCGAGAAGATTGTAGACACAGCTAACCGCACCAACGCTACAGCTATAGGCCCAATTCCCTTACCAACAAAACGCCGGATCTATTGTGTGCTGCGATCGCCTCACGTAGATAAAGATTCACGGGAACACTTTGAAACCCGTACTCATCGCCGGATTATTGACATTTACCAGCCCTCTTCTAAGACTATTGATGCCCTGATGAAATTGGATCTACCATCGGGTGTAGATATTGAAGTCAAACTTTAA
- the tuf gene encoding elongation factor Tu, producing MARAKFERNKPHINIGTVGHVDHGKTTLTAAITMTLAAMGQAVAKGYDQIDNAPEEKARGITINTAHVEYETANRHYAHVDCPGHADYVKNMITGAAQMDGGILVVAATDGPMPQTREHILLAKQVGVPSLVVFLNKEDLMDDPELLELVELELRELLSSYDFPGDDIPIIKGSGLQALEAMTKNPKTQRGENPWVDKIYELMDAVDSYIPTPERDVDKPFLMAVEDVFSITGRGTVATGRIERGVVKVGDNVELVGIRDTRATTVTGIEMFKKSLEQGMAGDNAGVLLRGIQKADIERGMVIAKPGSIKPHNEFEGEVYVLTEKEGGRKTPFFAGYRPQFYVRTTDVTGTIKAYTSDEGKEVEMVMPGDRIKMTVELINAIAIEQGMRFAIREGGRTIGAGVVSKIIK from the coding sequence ATGGCACGCGCAAAGTTTGAAAGGAATAAACCCCACATTAATATCGGTACAGTTGGCCACGTTGACCACGGTAAAACTACCTTGACAGCAGCCATCACCATGACCTTGGCAGCTATGGGTCAAGCTGTAGCTAAAGGCTACGACCAAATTGATAATGCCCCAGAAGAAAAGGCACGGGGTATTACCATCAATACCGCTCACGTAGAGTATGAAACTGCAAATAGACACTATGCTCACGTAGACTGTCCAGGACACGCTGACTATGTGAAGAACATGATCACTGGTGCTGCACAGATGGACGGAGGTATCCTCGTAGTTGCTGCTACCGATGGTCCTATGCCCCAAACCCGCGAACACATTCTGTTGGCAAAACAGGTTGGTGTTCCTAGTCTGGTTGTCTTCTTGAACAAAGAAGACTTGATGGATGACCCAGAACTCCTGGAACTAGTGGAACTAGAACTGAGAGAACTGTTAAGCAGCTATGATTTCCCTGGTGATGATATCCCTATTATCAAAGGCTCTGGTCTGCAAGCTCTGGAAGCAATGACCAAGAATCCCAAGACCCAACGCGGTGAAAATCCTTGGGTAGACAAAATCTATGAACTGATGGATGCTGTAGATTCTTACATCCCCACTCCTGAGCGGGATGTTGATAAACCTTTCCTGATGGCTGTAGAAGACGTGTTCTCAATCACAGGTCGTGGTACTGTCGCCACTGGTCGGATTGAACGGGGTGTAGTAAAAGTTGGCGATAACGTTGAACTAGTGGGTATCAGAGATACTCGCGCTACTACCGTAACTGGGATTGAAATGTTCAAGAAGAGTCTTGAGCAAGGTATGGCTGGAGATAACGCTGGCGTACTACTCCGGGGTATCCAGAAGGCTGATATTGAACGGGGTATGGTAATTGCCAAACCAGGTTCAATTAAACCTCATAATGAATTTGAAGGTGAAGTGTACGTCCTCACAGAAAAAGAAGGTGGTCGTAAGACTCCATTTTTCGCTGGCTATCGTCCCCAGTTCTACGTGCGGACAACCGATGTAACTGGTACTATCAAAGCCTACACTTCCGATGAAGGCAAAGAAGTAGAAATGGTCATGCCAGGCGATCGCATCAAGATGACAGTAGAATTGATCAACGCGATCGCGATTGAACAAGGAATGCGCTTCGCTATCCGCGAAGGTGGTCGCACCATCGGTGCTGGTGTCGTTTCCAAAATTATCAAGTAG
- the fusA gene encoding elongation factor G translates to MARTIPLEKVRNIGIAAHIDAGKTTTTERILFYSGIIHKIGEVHEGTAVTDWMEQERERGITITAAAISTSWKDHQINIIDTPGHVDFTIEVERSMRVLDGVIAVFCSVGGVQPQSETVWRQAERYKVPRIAFINKMDRTGANFYKVHEQIRDRLRANAIAIQLPIGSENDFRGIVDLVRQRAYIYANDQGTDIQETDIPEELQAQVDEFRTKLIEAAAETDDALMAKYFEGEELTEQEVRTALRKGTIAGTIVPVLCGSAFKNKGVQLMLDAVVDYLPAPSEVPPIQGLLPNGDTVERRADDNEPLAALAFKIMADPYGRLTFVRVYSGVLKKGSYVLNASKNKKERISRLVLMKADDRQDVDELRAGDLGAALGLKDTLTGDTLCDDGSPVILESLFIPEPVISVAVEPKTKNDMDKLSKALQSLSEEDPTFRVRVDPETNQTVIAGMGELHLEILVDRMLREFKVEANVGAPQVAYRETIRKAVNKVEGKFIRQSGGKGQYGHVVINLEPGEPGSGFEFVSKIAGGTVPKEYVGPAEQGMKESCESGVLAGYPLIDVKATLIDGSYHDVDSSEMAFKIAGSMAMKEAVLKASPVILEPMMKVEVEVPEDYMGNVIGDLNTRRGQIESQSTEKGLAKVTSKVPLASMFGYATDIRSKTQGRGTFTMEFSHYEEVPRSVAETIIAKSKGNA, encoded by the coding sequence GTGGCACGCACGATCCCGCTAGAGAAAGTACGCAACATTGGTATTGCGGCGCATATAGATGCGGGCAAAACAACAACAACAGAGAGAATATTATTTTACTCTGGGATAATTCATAAAATTGGCGAAGTTCACGAAGGAACTGCTGTCACAGACTGGATGGAGCAGGAGCGGGAGCGGGGAATTACCATTACTGCTGCTGCGATCAGTACCAGTTGGAAAGATCATCAAATTAACATTATCGATACTCCGGGTCACGTAGACTTCACAATTGAAGTTGAGCGTTCGATGCGCGTGTTGGATGGTGTAATCGCAGTATTTTGTTCTGTGGGTGGCGTGCAACCGCAGTCTGAGACAGTGTGGCGTCAAGCAGAACGCTACAAAGTTCCTCGGATAGCCTTTATTAACAAGATGGATCGCACCGGAGCGAACTTTTATAAAGTTCACGAGCAAATCCGCGATCGCCTGCGGGCGAATGCGATCGCCATTCAACTACCAATTGGTAGTGAAAACGACTTCCGAGGGATCGTTGACCTAGTACGGCAACGTGCGTATATTTACGCTAATGACCAAGGAACTGATATTCAGGAAACTGATATCCCAGAAGAACTACAAGCGCAGGTAGACGAATTCCGTACCAAGCTCATAGAAGCTGCGGCAGAAACCGATGATGCTCTGATGGCTAAGTACTTCGAGGGCGAAGAACTTACAGAACAGGAAGTTCGGACTGCCCTACGTAAAGGCACAATTGCGGGGACAATTGTACCAGTACTTTGTGGTTCGGCATTCAAAAACAAAGGCGTGCAATTGATGCTGGATGCCGTTGTTGATTACCTCCCAGCGCCAAGTGAAGTACCGCCAATTCAAGGCTTACTGCCCAATGGCGATACTGTTGAGCGGCGGGCTGATGACAACGAACCCCTAGCGGCTCTGGCATTCAAGATTATGGCTGACCCTTACGGTCGGCTGACATTTGTTCGCGTTTATTCTGGTGTCCTGAAGAAGGGCAGCTACGTTCTCAACGCTAGTAAGAATAAAAAAGAACGGATTTCTCGCTTAGTTCTCATGAAGGCAGACGATCGGCAAGATGTCGATGAACTGCGAGCGGGTGATTTGGGAGCAGCTCTGGGATTGAAAGACACCTTGACAGGTGACACGCTCTGTGATGATGGATCGCCAGTAATTCTGGAATCACTATTCATTCCCGAGCCTGTGATCTCGGTAGCGGTTGAACCCAAAACCAAGAACGACATGGACAAGCTGTCCAAGGCTCTGCAATCTCTCTCAGAAGAAGACCCCACCTTCCGTGTCCGCGTCGATCCGGAAACAAACCAAACCGTGATCGCGGGGATGGGAGAGCTACACCTAGAAATTCTAGTAGACCGGATGTTACGAGAATTCAAGGTGGAAGCGAATGTAGGTGCCCCACAAGTAGCTTACCGAGAAACAATTCGGAAAGCTGTAAATAAAGTTGAGGGCAAATTCATCCGCCAAAGTGGTGGTAAAGGTCAATACGGTCACGTTGTGATCAATTTGGAGCCTGGAGAACCCGGTAGTGGCTTTGAATTCGTTTCCAAAATTGCTGGTGGTACAGTACCTAAAGAGTACGTTGGCCCCGCAGAACAAGGAATGAAAGAAAGCTGCGAATCCGGTGTTCTAGCTGGATATCCGTTGATTGACGTTAAAGCGACGCTAATTGATGGGTCATACCACGATGTAGACTCTTCAGAAATGGCTTTCAAAATCGCTGGCTCAATGGCGATGAAAGAGGCTGTACTGAAAGCTTCACCTGTCATCTTAGAGCCTATGATGAAAGTTGAAGTTGAAGTTCCTGAAGACTATATGGGAAACGTCATTGGCGACCTCAACACCCGCCGAGGGCAGATTGAAAGCCAAAGCACCGAAAAGGGACTCGCTAAGGTAACATCCAAAGTTCCACTAGCGAGCATGTTTGGCTACGCCACTGATATCCGGTCAAAAACGCAAGGTCGGGGTACCTTCACGATGGAATTCAGCCACTACGAAGAGGTGCCTCGCAGCGTAGCTGAAACTATCATTGCAAAAAGCAAAGGGAACGCTTAG
- the rpsG gene encoding 30S ribosomal protein S7: MSRRGVIQRRPVPSDSVYNSRLVSMIIRRIMRHGKKSLAARIVYDALKTIEERTGAGALETFERAVRNATPLVEVKARRVGGATYQVPMEVRTERGTTLALRWLVQYSRSRPGRTMASKLANELMDAANETGNAIRKREETHRMAEANKAFAHYRY; encoded by the coding sequence ATGTCTCGTCGTGGTGTTATTCAAAGGCGCCCAGTTCCGTCTGACTCCGTATATAACAGTCGCCTTGTGAGCATGATTATCAGACGGATCATGCGTCATGGCAAAAAATCACTTGCCGCACGCATTGTTTATGATGCATTAAAAACTATTGAAGAACGCACTGGTGCTGGTGCCTTAGAAACCTTTGAAAGAGCAGTGCGAAATGCCACGCCTTTAGTAGAAGTAAAGGCTCGGCGAGTTGGTGGAGCAACCTACCAAGTACCAATGGAAGTGCGTACAGAACGGGGCACTACTTTAGCACTGCGTTGGTTAGTGCAATATTCTCGGTCTAGACCAGGCCGGACAATGGCCAGCAAACTGGCAAATGAGTTAATGGATGCTGCCAACGAAACTGGCAATGCCATTCGCAAACGCGAAGAAACGCACCGGATGGCGGAAGCTAACAAAGCATTCGCACACTATCGTTACTAA
- the rpsL gene encoding 30S ribosomal protein S12, translating to MPTIQQLIRNEREQARQKTKSPALKQCPQRRGVCTRVYTTTPKKPNSALRKVARVRLTSGFEVTAYIPGIGHNLQEHSVVMIRGGRVKDLPGVRYHIIRGTLDTAGVKDRKQGRSKYGTKRPKEAKK from the coding sequence ATGCCAACAATACAGCAGCTAATACGAAATGAGCGCGAACAAGCGCGTCAGAAAACCAAGTCCCCTGCTCTGAAACAATGCCCCCAACGTCGGGGAGTTTGTACCAGAGTATACACGACCACACCAAAAAAGCCTAACTCAGCCCTACGCAAAGTAGCAAGAGTCAGACTTACTTCTGGATTTGAAGTCACAGCTTACATTCCAGGCATTGGTCACAACTTACAAGAACACTCAGTTGTGATGATTCGTGGCGGTCGGGTTAAGGATCTACCAGGCGTGAGATACCACATTATCCGTGGCACCCTAGATACAGCCGGAGTCAAAGACCGCAAGCAAGGCCGTTCCAAATATGGAACCAAGCGTCCTAAAGAAGCGAAAAAATAG
- a CDS encoding iron-sulfur cluster assembly accessory protein produces MIHLSQAAVSEIGRIKPKQPNLLFRLAVKPGGCSGFFYDMSFDEAIKVDDQVFDLDEIQLVIDATSLNYLNGLRVDYSEDLMGGGFRFHNPLAIATCGCGNSFSLSP; encoded by the coding sequence ATGATTCATCTGAGTCAAGCAGCCGTAAGTGAGATTGGGCGAATAAAGCCCAAGCAGCCAAATCTCTTGTTTCGATTGGCAGTAAAACCAGGTGGTTGTTCCGGGTTCTTTTATGATATGTCCTTCGATGAAGCAATAAAAGTTGACGACCAGGTTTTCGACTTGGATGAGATTCAATTAGTCATAGATGCCACAAGCTTAAATTACCTCAACGGTTTGAGAGTTGATTATTCAGAAGACTTAATGGGTGGTGGTTTTCGCTTCCACAATCCTCTGGCGATCGCTACCTGTGGGTGTGGCAATTCCTTCTCCTTGAGTCCCTAG
- a CDS encoding cupin domain-containing protein codes for MARYQETTQTETLHLPPTITSRGVAATELRPWGAFTVLEEGRGYKIKRIEVKPGHRLSLQMHHHRSEHWIVVSGTARVVCGEKEVLLSNNESTYVPQCTSHRLENPGVIPLVLIEVQNGEYLGEDDIIRYQDDYARTKD; via the coding sequence ATGGCTCGATATCAAGAAACTACACAGACTGAAACTCTACACCTCCCTCCAACCATAACTTCCAGGGGCGTTGCTGCAACTGAATTACGTCCTTGGGGTGCTTTTACAGTTTTAGAAGAAGGGCGCGGATACAAAATTAAGCGCATCGAAGTTAAGCCTGGACACCGCCTCAGTCTACAAATGCACCATCACCGTAGTGAACATTGGATTGTCGTCTCTGGTACAGCTAGAGTAGTTTGTGGTGAGAAAGAAGTACTACTGAGCAATAATGAATCAACTTACGTACCCCAATGTACATCTCATCGTTTAGAAAATCCTGGCGTGATCCCCTTGGTGTTGATTGAAGTCCAAAATGGCGAATACTTGGGAGAAGATGATATTATTCGCTACCAAGATGACTATGCCCGTACCAAAGATTAA
- a CDS encoding phosphodiester glycosidase family protein, producing MVKMPNCCQSEISDGSANAKGDRKFFQATVSSILLTTLCLTTTYATNAQESPKTTKSTPRLISQSPTPPLPGVASSGNQISLNGRTLPGTWLQRPGKSGQVTTNISDGAFRQLIGVNFLNSSNSAKQPIQWFSSLTKPLVLATSLLGAYRYLDITNFAQTSGWQIQANGNTLVIATPKTQITNIVQSQEPPEASTPLQQSRILVDLDRPTPWQVVQGSAIAKPQTPSSDPDTPTPKSTVPPNRQWTITLDGIADPVLIERYTPQPPAAPTLLPNLLKQLLPTTPTELIPPAPEPLIQKVEVVKNQTIISLSVPFGLSPQVITVDNPNRLIINIRPDPLEERDITWTSGLRWRQHYVNLGTQRFPVVWLEVNPRKFGLTLKPMWASPDGLAGTAPLIQTAQRYLAVAGINGGYFNRNNKLPLGAIRRDSQWLSGPILNRGAIAWNDSGQFYFGRLTLEETLIAANDQRLPILFLNSGYVQSGIARYTTAWGSTYTPLTDNEIILVVQKDQITNQFPGGKVGVAAVPIPQDGYLLTLRANATTAVSQLPIGSTVSISSATTPTDFSRYPHIIGAGPLLVQNRQIVLDAKGEKFSNAFIAEKAIRSGICTTATGTLMITATHNRVGGYEPNLAEHAQLMQLMGCVDALNLDGGSSTSLYLGGQLLDRSPSTAARVHNGIGIFLKPRRK from the coding sequence ATGGTAAAAATGCCGAATTGTTGCCAATCAGAGATTAGCGATGGCTCTGCAAACGCCAAGGGCGATCGCAAGTTTTTTCAGGCTACTGTGTCATCAATACTTTTGACAACACTGTGCTTAACTACCACCTATGCTACCAACGCCCAGGAGTCCCCAAAAACCACCAAATCAACACCCAGGTTAATATCACAGTCACCCACACCTCCTTTACCAGGTGTGGCATCCTCTGGTAATCAAATTTCCCTCAATGGTCGTACTTTACCAGGAACTTGGTTACAGCGACCTGGAAAATCGGGACAGGTGACAACCAATATTAGTGATGGGGCATTTAGGCAATTAATTGGAGTAAATTTCTTAAACAGTAGTAATTCAGCGAAGCAACCAATACAGTGGTTTTCGTCGTTGACAAAGCCACTGGTATTAGCCACCAGCCTACTAGGAGCATATCGCTATCTGGATATCACTAATTTTGCTCAAACATCTGGCTGGCAAATTCAAGCTAATGGCAACACTTTGGTGATTGCTACCCCAAAAACACAAATCACAAATATTGTTCAGAGTCAGGAACCTCCAGAAGCGAGTACCCCTTTGCAGCAGTCTCGGATTCTTGTCGATTTAGATCGTCCCACTCCCTGGCAAGTTGTACAAGGGTCAGCGATCGCAAAACCCCAAACTCCATCTTCCGATCCAGATACGCCAACTCCCAAATCTACTGTACCGCCAAATAGACAATGGACAATTACCCTGGATGGAATAGCCGATCCCGTTTTGATAGAACGCTATACTCCCCAGCCACCAGCAGCACCAACATTGCTGCCAAACTTGCTAAAACAATTATTACCAACTACACCAACAGAACTAATACCACCAGCCCCTGAGCCACTGATTCAAAAAGTGGAGGTAGTGAAAAACCAAACGATTATTAGTCTGAGCGTTCCCTTTGGTCTATCGCCTCAAGTTATTACTGTAGATAACCCCAATCGCCTGATTATCAATATTCGACCCGATCCTCTAGAAGAACGGGATATTACTTGGACTTCAGGATTGCGCTGGCGACAGCATTATGTCAACTTAGGCACACAACGCTTTCCTGTGGTTTGGTTAGAAGTTAATCCTCGCAAATTTGGGCTAACGTTGAAACCTATGTGGGCTAGTCCTGATGGGCTTGCGGGTACTGCTCCCTTAATTCAAACAGCACAACGTTACTTAGCAGTAGCTGGAATTAATGGTGGTTACTTTAACCGTAATAACAAATTGCCATTGGGTGCGATTCGTCGAGATAGTCAATGGTTATCAGGCCCGATTCTTAACCGAGGTGCGATCGCTTGGAATGATTCAGGCCAATTTTACTTTGGTCGTCTCACCTTAGAAGAAACTTTAATCGCAGCAAATGACCAACGCCTACCAATTCTGTTTCTCAACAGTGGTTACGTCCAGAGTGGCATTGCTCGTTACACCACAGCTTGGGGATCAACTTACACACCCCTGACAGATAACGAAATTATCTTAGTGGTACAGAAAGACCAAATTACTAATCAGTTCCCAGGCGGCAAAGTTGGTGTAGCTGCGGTTCCCATTCCCCAGGATGGCTACCTGCTAACTTTACGCGCTAACGCTACTACTGCTGTCTCCCAGCTACCTATTGGAAGCACAGTAAGCATTTCCAGCGCCACTACTCCGACTGATTTTAGTCGTTATCCCCACATTATCGGGGCTGGGCCGCTATTAGTCCAAAATCGTCAAATTGTCCTTGATGCCAAAGGCGAAAAATTCAGCAATGCCTTTATTGCCGAAAAAGCTATTCGTAGCGGTATTTGCACAACGGCAACAGGCACACTAATGATTACTGCTACCCATAATCGTGTCGGCGGTTATGAGCCTAATTTGGCAGAACACGCCCAATTGATGCAACTCATGGGCTGTGTAGATGCCCTAAATTTGGACGGCGGTAGTTCTACCAGCCTTTATTTAGGAGGGCAACTACTCGATCGATCGCCCAGTACCGCTGCTCGTGTTCACAACGGAATTGGTATTTTCCTAAAACCACGAAGAAAATGA